One Bremerella alba genomic window carries:
- a CDS encoding response regulator transcription factor, which yields MTMKPNADTHILVVEDEDHLAMGIRFNLEAEGYQVSVAEDGRMALRIAEENPGRVDLVILDLMLPGMSGYAVCETLRSNGEDMPILILSARTLSEDRTRGFDVGADQYMMKPFDLDEFLSRVKNLLSLRRRRQPQKDAEQELVHQYSFGEVEIDFDTFQAFVDGKPIRLTQLESKLLHYFVTHPDRIIPKGELLREVWEMPANVSTRAPDQFIARLRKMFEKNKSKPKHFITIRDAGYQFIPNGEVTNEEAEKKPETDESEA from the coding sequence ATGACGATGAAACCGAATGCCGACACGCACATCTTAGTGGTGGAAGATGAAGACCACCTGGCCATGGGGATTCGCTTTAACTTGGAAGCGGAAGGATACCAGGTCTCGGTCGCGGAAGATGGCCGCATGGCTTTGCGTATCGCCGAAGAAAACCCGGGCCGAGTCGATCTCGTGATTCTCGATCTGATGCTGCCAGGCATGAGCGGATATGCCGTTTGTGAAACGCTGCGAAGTAACGGCGAAGACATGCCGATCCTTATCTTGAGTGCCCGTACCCTCTCGGAAGATCGTACCCGGGGCTTCGATGTGGGGGCCGATCAGTACATGATGAAACCGTTCGACCTCGACGAATTTCTCAGCCGCGTGAAGAACCTGTTGTCTTTGCGTCGTCGTCGACAACCTCAGAAAGACGCGGAACAAGAACTGGTCCATCAGTACAGCTTCGGCGAAGTCGAGATCGACTTCGATACGTTTCAGGCCTTCGTCGACGGCAAGCCGATTCGGTTGACGCAGCTCGAGTCGAAACTGCTGCATTACTTCGTCACCCACCCCGATCGTATCATTCCCAAGGGAGAGCTACTGCGGGAAGTGTGGGAAATGCCCGCCAATGTCTCGACCAGGGCCCCCGACCAGTTCATTGCCCGGCTGCGAAAGATGTTCGAGAAAAACAAATCGAAGCCTAAGCACTTCATCACCATTCGCGACGCCGGCTATCAGTTTATTCCCAACGGGGAAGTCACCAACGAGGAAGCCGAAAAGAAGCCTGAGACTGACGAATCGGAAGCGTAG
- a CDS encoding 3-keto-disaccharide hydrolase, with amino-acid sequence MSMRSFLALVCCLAVASIACGQEFKSGIEWPEPKVVTPGDKPADPPSDAIVLIGTEDLSAWNGGEKWKFEDGVATAAKGQIKTKQKFGDIQLHMEWASPDEVKGSGQGRGNSGVFLMDTYEIQILDSYDNTTYFDGQAGAVYKQSPPMVNAMKKPGQWNTYDIIFTKPVRNEKADVIAPARITVIHNGVLLQNSYPIRGSTHWHKAPEYDRHKDAESISLQFHGNPVRFRNMWVREIQPIEPTFVPEDSEMVRYRADWSTEPITATPPQESESDKEEAGKKEADQKKAPKKEEAKAEKAKPKKEKMKEEAKPQPKAEEPKQDAKKSDKPE; translated from the coding sequence ATGTCGATGCGTAGTTTTCTTGCCTTGGTTTGTTGCCTCGCTGTGGCCTCGATTGCTTGCGGCCAAGAGTTCAAAAGTGGTATCGAGTGGCCCGAACCGAAAGTGGTTACCCCCGGCGATAAGCCAGCGGACCCTCCGTCAGACGCGATCGTGCTGATCGGTACCGAAGATCTTTCGGCCTGGAATGGTGGCGAAAAATGGAAGTTTGAAGACGGCGTCGCGACGGCAGCCAAAGGGCAAATCAAGACCAAGCAGAAGTTCGGTGACATTCAATTGCACATGGAATGGGCTTCCCCGGATGAAGTCAAAGGGAGTGGTCAAGGACGTGGCAACAGCGGTGTCTTTTTGATGGATACCTACGAGATCCAAATTCTCGATTCGTACGACAACACGACGTACTTCGATGGTCAGGCCGGTGCCGTGTACAAACAGTCGCCACCGATGGTTAACGCAATGAAGAAGCCCGGCCAATGGAACACGTACGACATCATCTTCACCAAGCCGGTCCGCAACGAAAAGGCCGATGTGATCGCTCCGGCCCGGATCACCGTGATCCATAACGGGGTGCTTTTGCAAAACAGCTACCCGATTCGCGGCAGTACCCATTGGCACAAGGCTCCGGAATACGACCGTCACAAAGACGCGGAAAGTATCAGTCTGCAGTTTCACGGCAACCCAGTAAGGTTCCGCAACATGTGGGTCCGCGAAATTCAGCCGATCGAGCCAACCTTCGTGCCGGAAGACTCTGAAATGGTCCGTTACCGGGCCGACTGGTCGACCGAGCCAATCACTGCGACGCCACCTCAAGAGAGTGAATCCGACAAGGAAGAAGCGGGTAAGAAAGAAGCCGACCAGAAGAAGGCTCCTAAAAAGGAAGAGGCCAAAGCGGAAAAGGCGAAGCCTAAGAAGGAAAAGATGAAGGAAGAAGCCAAGCCGCAGCCAAAGGCCGAAGAGCCTAAGCAAGACGCGAAGAAGAGCGACAAGCCCGAGTAA
- a CDS encoding ribonucleotide-diphosphate reductase subunit beta produces the protein MSTPSLGFDIEMTGTQRVNANEKRLINAHQVDVNQLMPLKYHWAWEHYVNGCANHWMPTEVPMTKDIETWRSDKLTDDERKVIMRNLGFFSTAESLVGNNLVLAIFKHVTNAEARQYLLRQAFEEAIHSHTFLYVVESLGLDEGEVFNMYHEVKAITKKDEFEMNLTREVLDPDFKTDSFEGIQTFLRNLIGYYIIMEGIFFYTGFVMVLSFHRRNLMTGIGEQFQYILRDETVHLNFGIDLINGIKQENPDVWTEEFQQSIIDLIHEAVELEIDYASDCLPNGILGLNRDLFRDYVHHIADRRLERIGLPKQFNQASNPFPWMSETMDLAKEKNFFETRVTEYQSSSGLNWD, from the coding sequence ATGTCCACTCCAAGCCTCGGCTTCGATATCGAAATGACCGGCACCCAGCGGGTTAACGCCAATGAAAAGCGGCTGATCAACGCCCACCAGGTTGACGTCAACCAACTGATGCCGCTGAAGTATCACTGGGCCTGGGAGCATTACGTCAACGGTTGTGCCAATCACTGGATGCCAACCGAAGTTCCCATGACCAAGGACATCGAAACGTGGCGCAGCGACAAGCTGACCGACGACGAGCGTAAGGTCATCATGCGGAACCTCGGGTTCTTCTCGACAGCCGAAAGCCTGGTTGGTAACAACTTGGTCCTGGCCATCTTCAAGCATGTGACCAACGCCGAAGCTCGCCAGTACCTTCTGCGTCAGGCCTTTGAAGAAGCGATTCACTCGCACACGTTCCTGTACGTGGTTGAAAGCCTGGGCCTCGACGAAGGCGAAGTCTTCAACATGTATCACGAAGTCAAGGCGATCACCAAGAAGGACGAGTTCGAGATGAACTTGACCCGCGAAGTGCTCGACCCCGACTTCAAGACCGACTCGTTCGAGGGAATTCAGACCTTCCTGAGAAACCTGATCGGTTACTACATCATCATGGAAGGTATTTTCTTCTACACCGGTTTCGTGATGGTGCTGTCGTTCCATCGCCGCAACTTAATGACCGGCATCGGCGAGCAGTTCCAGTACATCCTGCGCGATGAAACGGTGCACTTGAACTTCGGTATCGACCTGATCAACGGCATCAAGCAAGAGAACCCGGACGTCTGGACCGAAGAGTTCCAGCAGTCGATTATCGACCTGATTCACGAAGCAGTCGAATTGGAAATCGATTACGCCTCGGATTGTTTGCCCAATGGTATCCTCGGCCTGAACCGTGACCTGTTCCGCGACTACGTGCATCACATTGCCGATCGCCGCTTGGAACGTATTGGCTTGCCGAAGCAGTTCAATCAGGCAAGCAACCCGTTCCCATGGATGAGCGAAACCATGGACCTCGCCAAAGAAAAGAACTTCTTTGAAACGCGAGTCACCGAATACCAAAGCTCCAGCGGTCTCAACTGGGACTAG
- a CDS encoding neutral/alkaline non-lysosomal ceramidase N-terminal domain-containing protein → MSRYFSNVLLCLLVAVAAWAPSANAAEKQLLAGAATSNITPPLGEMIVGNWQPIPARHIHDELHARCLVLDDGTTRLAIVLCDNVGIPEDVFDKAKQLVEEATGIPASHQLMAATHTHSATTVRGESKIIKQNKLTGYRAFLVQRIADGVQRAINNLEPAQIGWGAAQEPSEVFNRRWFMNDAAQLTNPFGGVDRVRMNPPRGSSALDRPAGPVDPEICFLSVQSQDGRPIALLANYSLHYVGGVRGGDVSADYFGYFAKKIEDKLNATDQQPAFVGILSNGTSGDVNNIDFTQKSPKRYARYEKMQEVAEKVASKVAAAHEKITFQDWVPLGAAAMKLPLQTRQPTPEMIKHFEEVEARLKDDASGHRREQIYASRIEKIKDAPEVVEVPIQVIKIGELGISAIPFETFTETGLEIKDRSPFAEAFTIELANGSFGYLPTPEQHRFGGYETWLGTNFVEEKASTKIVENLMRLSNSLQEQAK, encoded by the coding sequence ATGTCTCGCTATTTCTCCAACGTACTGCTCTGCTTGTTGGTGGCTGTTGCCGCCTGGGCCCCTTCCGCAAATGCCGCTGAGAAGCAATTACTCGCCGGCGCGGCGACCAGTAACATCACGCCGCCGCTCGGGGAAATGATTGTCGGAAACTGGCAGCCCATTCCAGCTCGACATATTCACGACGAACTACATGCACGCTGTCTGGTACTCGACGACGGGACAACGCGGTTGGCAATTGTCCTTTGCGACAACGTAGGCATTCCTGAAGACGTCTTCGACAAAGCCAAGCAGCTGGTCGAAGAGGCAACCGGAATCCCCGCTTCGCATCAGTTGATGGCCGCCACGCATACGCACTCGGCGACCACTGTGCGTGGCGAGTCGAAGATCATCAAACAGAATAAACTCACCGGGTATCGAGCGTTTCTGGTCCAGCGCATCGCCGACGGCGTGCAGCGGGCGATCAACAACCTGGAGCCAGCCCAGATTGGTTGGGGAGCCGCCCAAGAGCCGAGCGAAGTCTTCAATCGTCGCTGGTTTATGAACGACGCGGCGCAGTTGACCAATCCATTTGGCGGTGTCGATCGCGTGCGGATGAATCCTCCTCGCGGCAGCAGTGCGCTCGACCGACCAGCCGGCCCGGTGGACCCCGAGATCTGCTTTCTTTCCGTCCAAAGCCAAGACGGACGACCGATTGCCTTGCTGGCCAATTATTCGTTGCATTACGTCGGCGGCGTTCGTGGTGGAGACGTTTCGGCCGACTACTTTGGTTACTTCGCCAAGAAGATCGAAGACAAGCTAAACGCGACCGATCAGCAACCGGCGTTTGTGGGCATTCTCTCCAACGGGACCAGTGGCGATGTGAATAACATCGACTTCACGCAAAAGAGCCCCAAGCGTTATGCCCGGTACGAGAAGATGCAGGAAGTCGCCGAAAAAGTGGCCAGCAAAGTGGCCGCAGCACACGAAAAAATTACCTTCCAAGATTGGGTTCCACTAGGAGCCGCCGCGATGAAGCTTCCGCTGCAAACACGCCAGCCAACGCCGGAAATGATCAAGCACTTTGAAGAAGTCGAAGCTCGCTTGAAGGACGATGCGTCCGGCCACCGTCGCGAACAGATTTACGCCAGCCGTATTGAAAAAATAAAAGATGCTCCCGAGGTGGTAGAGGTCCCCATACAGGTCATTAAGATCGGCGAATTGGGCATTTCAGCGATCCCATTCGAGACATTCACCGAGACCGGTTTAGAGATCAAAGATCGTAGTCCGTTTGCCGAAGCGTTCACGATCGAGTTGGCCAACGGTTCGTTCGGTTACTTGCCGACGCCAGAGCAGCATCGCTTTGGGGGCTACGAGACGTGGTTGGGCACCAATTTTGTGGAAGAAAAAGCGAGCACAAAGATTGTCGAAAATTTGATGAGACTGTCTAATTCTCTTCAGGAGCAGGCAAAGTAA
- a CDS encoding DUF1559 family PulG-like putative transporter: MRRLKRPSGFTLVELLVVIAIIGVLIALLLPAVQMAREAARRMSCTNNQKQLGLALHNYHDTFLTFPRYNQLGVVSGASSSYSASPHVKILPFIEQSAVYEQVKTATQNFYHNASNAESLVQNNRISGFVCPSDSSFPDSSRQGNCNYPFSVGSNLGWDVDEARQNGVFCRYKEVNFAGITDGTTNTILVGEHLTGDGDDSFYRVESDVVRGLSWSANESTSQGPITQASLDAAGVACENNKSNHSSYAALRWTRGTLEYAMFNTMATPNWKYPSCMTSTNTGNHGSSKGIYVARSRHPGGVNFTLADGSVRFITETIDSSAYHAMGSRNGGEVVQNP; this comes from the coding sequence ATGCGACGTTTGAAACGTCCTTCTGGTTTTACCCTTGTCGAACTCTTGGTGGTGATCGCCATCATCGGCGTGCTGATCGCCCTGTTACTGCCGGCCGTGCAAATGGCACGCGAAGCGGCTCGCCGGATGTCGTGTACCAACAATCAGAAACAGCTAGGACTCGCCCTCCACAACTACCACGACACCTTCTTAACCTTTCCGCGGTATAACCAGCTTGGCGTGGTCTCAGGTGCTTCTTCCAGTTACTCGGCCAGTCCTCACGTCAAAATTTTGCCGTTCATCGAGCAGTCTGCTGTTTACGAACAAGTAAAGACGGCCACGCAAAACTTCTATCACAATGCCAGTAACGCGGAATCGCTCGTTCAAAACAATCGGATTTCCGGTTTCGTCTGTCCTTCTGATTCGAGCTTTCCTGATTCGTCTCGCCAAGGTAACTGCAATTATCCATTCTCCGTAGGATCGAATCTGGGCTGGGACGTTGACGAAGCGCGGCAGAACGGTGTTTTCTGCAGGTACAAAGAAGTCAACTTCGCTGGGATTACCGACGGAACCACCAATACGATCCTCGTCGGCGAGCACCTTACTGGGGACGGGGATGATTCGTTCTATCGAGTCGAATCGGACGTGGTTCGCGGGCTCTCATGGTCGGCCAATGAATCGACTTCGCAAGGTCCCATCACCCAGGCATCGCTGGATGCCGCTGGGGTCGCCTGCGAGAACAACAAGTCGAATCACAGCAGCTATGCCGCTTTGCGTTGGACACGCGGCACCTTGGAATACGCCATGTTCAACACCATGGCGACGCCCAACTGGAAATATCCCAGCTGCATGACCTCGACCAACACCGGCAACCATGGCAGCTCAAAGGGAATTTATGTGGCCCGCAGCCGTCATCCGGGCGGAGTCAACTTTACGTTGGCAGACGGGTCGGTTCGCTTTATTACGGAAACGATCGATTCGAGCGCATATCACGCAATGGGAAGTCGAAATGGTGGAGAGGTTGTGCAAAACCCATAG
- a CDS encoding ribonucleoside-diphosphate reductase subunit alpha, whose protein sequence is MESKKNPDGMKPTGSQQPVGDDVMTTVTTQVSLDVRKRDGRITSFESARVEQAIERAFRAEIGIADGQPIEGALQLQISEITTNVVNQIENRPFSRDGVDVETIQDAVEIQLMRHGHFSVARRYILYREQHAKLRALRAVESDGTLQAPRIHVKVETGEKQPFDSTRMRRRIYSAVRGLEQNCSAEELVEETYRTLYDGITPQEIYRAMILASRSRIERDPDYDTVAARLMLMVIYNEALGHIHPNEDLAEVCQRQFEEYISVGIEAKRLSEKLREFDLTKIAAALRPERDAAFPYLGLQTIYDRYLLHVEGRRIETPQYFWMRVAMGLAWNEDDKEARAIEFYNILSTFRFTSATPTLFNAGTLHPQLSSCYLSTVMDDLEHIFKVVGDNAMLSKWAGGLGNDWSNIRATNAHIKGTNGQSQGVIPFLKVVNDTAIAVNQGGKRKGAVCSYLESWHMDIEEFLDLRKNTGDDRRRTHDMHTANWIPDLFMKRVRENAQWTLFSPDEVPDLHDLYGKKFQERYEHYEQLADEGKIRMFRRINALELWRKMLTRVFETGHPWITWKDPSNVRSPQDHVGVVHSSNLCTEILLNTSKAETAVCNLGSINMLSHVKDGKLDHEKLQETVNTAVRMLDNVIDINYYPTDEAGNSNRKHRPVGMGMMGFQDALYALGVGYASEEAVEFADESMEAISYYALLASSELAGERGTYETYQGSKWDRGILPIDSMEILEEERGLPIDIDRSSKLDWQVVRDAIAKNGMRNSNVMAIAPTATISTIIGVTQSIEPTYKNLFVKSNLSGEFPQINRRMVQDLKDLGLWDSDMIESLKYYDGGLLEIDRIPDNIKQKYLTAFEVAPQWMIECAARRQKWLDMGQSLNLYMAEPSGKKLHEMYFLAWNKGLKTTYYLRTLSATQVEKSTIDVNKFGIQPRWMKNQSASSNIKVDRDKAAETDDLDQLPEQQPEAKQCNLDGDCESCQ, encoded by the coding sequence ATGGAATCAAAGAAGAACCCAGACGGCATGAAACCGACTGGCAGTCAGCAACCTGTAGGAGACGATGTCATGACGACAGTGACGACCCAGGTATCTTTGGACGTCCGCAAGCGGGATGGCCGAATTACTTCCTTCGAATCGGCCCGCGTCGAGCAAGCGATCGAGCGAGCGTTCCGAGCCGAAATTGGGATCGCCGATGGCCAACCCATCGAAGGCGCTTTGCAGCTGCAGATCTCAGAAATCACGACCAATGTGGTCAATCAGATCGAAAATCGACCGTTCAGCCGCGATGGCGTGGACGTGGAAACGATTCAGGACGCCGTCGAGATTCAGCTGATGCGTCACGGGCACTTCTCCGTTGCCCGACGCTACATCTTGTATCGTGAACAGCATGCCAAGTTGCGAGCTCTGCGAGCGGTCGAATCCGACGGCACGCTGCAAGCTCCACGCATTCACGTGAAAGTGGAAACCGGCGAGAAGCAGCCGTTCGACTCGACTCGCATGCGTCGCCGGATTTATTCGGCTGTGCGTGGGCTGGAGCAAAACTGCTCGGCCGAAGAACTGGTCGAAGAAACCTATCGCACGCTGTACGACGGCATCACGCCGCAAGAGATCTACCGGGCCATGATCCTGGCATCGCGTAGCCGCATCGAACGCGACCCCGACTACGACACCGTCGCTGCCCGCTTGATGCTGATGGTGATCTACAACGAAGCATTGGGTCACATTCACCCGAATGAAGATCTGGCCGAAGTTTGCCAGCGTCAGTTCGAGGAATACATCAGCGTCGGCATCGAAGCCAAGCGTTTGTCGGAAAAGCTGCGTGAGTTCGATCTAACCAAGATCGCTGCGGCCCTGCGTCCAGAACGTGACGCCGCGTTCCCTTACCTAGGCCTGCAAACGATTTACGATCGTTACCTGCTGCACGTCGAAGGCCGCCGTATCGAGACACCACAGTACTTCTGGATGCGTGTCGCGATGGGCCTGGCCTGGAACGAAGACGACAAAGAAGCTCGGGCAATCGAGTTCTACAACATCTTGTCGACCTTCCGTTTCACTTCCGCCACGCCAACGCTGTTCAATGCCGGCACGCTGCACCCGCAGCTCAGCTCGTGCTACTTGAGCACCGTCATGGACGACCTGGAGCACATCTTCAAGGTGGTCGGCGACAACGCCATGCTCAGCAAGTGGGCCGGCGGTTTGGGCAACGACTGGTCGAACATTCGTGCTACCAATGCCCACATCAAGGGAACCAACGGCCAAAGCCAAGGCGTCATTCCGTTCCTGAAGGTGGTCAACGACACGGCCATTGCCGTTAACCAAGGTGGTAAGCGTAAGGGGGCCGTTTGTTCGTACCTCGAATCGTGGCACATGGACATCGAGGAATTCCTCGACCTGCGTAAGAACACCGGGGACGATCGCCGCCGTACGCACGACATGCACACGGCCAACTGGATTCCTGACTTGTTCATGAAACGAGTCCGTGAAAACGCCCAGTGGACCCTCTTCAGCCCGGATGAAGTGCCGGATCTGCACGACCTGTACGGCAAGAAGTTCCAAGAGCGTTACGAGCACTACGAGCAGCTCGCCGACGAGGGCAAGATCCGCATGTTCCGCCGCATCAATGCTTTGGAACTGTGGCGCAAGATGCTGACTCGTGTGTTCGAGACCGGCCATCCTTGGATCACCTGGAAAGACCCCTCGAACGTTCGTTCGCCACAAGATCACGTCGGCGTGGTGCACAGCAGCAACCTCTGCACCGAGATCTTGCTGAACACCTCGAAGGCAGAAACGGCCGTTTGTAACCTGGGTAGCATCAACATGCTGTCCCACGTCAAAGATGGCAAGCTCGACCACGAGAAGCTGCAGGAAACGGTCAACACGGCCGTGCGAATGCTCGACAACGTGATCGACATCAACTACTACCCAACCGACGAAGCAGGCAACTCGAACCGCAAGCATCGTCCGGTCGGAATGGGCATGATGGGCTTCCAAGATGCCTTGTATGCTTTGGGTGTGGGTTACGCCAGTGAAGAAGCGGTCGAGTTCGCCGACGAAAGTATGGAAGCCATTTCCTACTATGCGTTGCTGGCTTCCAGCGAACTGGCCGGCGAACGCGGTACCTACGAGACCTACCAGGGCTCGAAGTGGGATCGCGGTATCTTGCCGATCGATTCGATGGAAATCCTGGAAGAGGAACGTGGCCTGCCGATCGACATCGATCGCAGCTCGAAGTTGGATTGGCAAGTCGTTCGTGACGCGATCGCCAAGAACGGGATGCGTAACAGCAACGTGATGGCCATCGCTCCGACGGCGACCATTTCCACCATCATCGGTGTCACTCAGTCGATCGAGCCGACCTACAAGAACCTGTTCGTGAAGAGCAATCTTTCGGGCGAATTCCCCCAGATCAACCGCCGCATGGTGCAAGATCTGAAGGACCTCGGCTTGTGGGATTCCGACATGATCGAATCGCTGAAGTACTACGACGGCGGTTTGTTGGAAATCGACCGTATCCCGGACAACATCAAGCAGAAGTACCTGACCGCGTTCGAGGTCGCTCCGCAGTGGATGATCGAGTGTGCCGCTCGTCGTCAGAAGTGGTTGGACATGGGGCAATCGCTCAACTTGTACATGGCCGAGCCAAGCGGTAAGAAGCTGCACGAGATGTACTTCCTCGCCTGGAACAAAGGCCTCAAGACGACCTATTACCTGCGAACGCTCAGTGCGACCCAGGTCGAGAAGTCGACAATCGATGTCAACAAGTTCGGCATTCAGCCACGCTGGATGAAGAACCAGAGTGCCTCGTCCAACATCAAGGTCGATCGCGATAAGGCGGCCGAAACCGATGATCTGGATCAACTGCCAGAGCAACAGCCGGAAGCAAAGCAGTGCAACCTGGACGGTGACTGCGAATCGTGCCAATAG
- a CDS encoding acyl-CoA desaturase: MSIVTENEKTSLLGESNLTKERPSKNKKADTSRPRQSKPYSQRFRNGSAWPIIAWIGLIHVGALAAPFCFTWSGLITAVVLFYLTGCVGITMGFHRYFTHAGFKTIKPVRWTLAFIGQLAGEGSAIDWVATHRKHHAHSDGEDDPHSPQDGGVWAHIIWLFPHHTGPEKDELHMRWAPDLRKDKFIWFLHNTFILWHLVLGAGLLGLGYYLGGWYTGISMVVWGMFLRLTVLLHVTWFVNSATHIWGYRNYETTDKSTNLWWVGLLAFGEGWHNNHHAYPRMAVHGHKWWEFDLTWNVIRVMRMCGLVWNVVDYKQKTKDGAIKV; encoded by the coding sequence ATGTCGATCGTCACCGAAAACGAAAAGACTTCGCTGCTCGGTGAGAGCAATCTCACCAAAGAGCGACCTAGTAAAAATAAGAAGGCGGATACTAGCCGACCGCGTCAGTCGAAGCCTTACAGCCAGCGTTTCCGCAATGGTAGTGCCTGGCCCATTATTGCATGGATCGGTTTGATTCACGTCGGGGCACTCGCGGCTCCGTTCTGCTTCACCTGGAGCGGACTGATCACCGCCGTCGTGCTGTTTTATCTGACCGGCTGCGTTGGAATCACGATGGGCTTCCACCGCTACTTTACCCATGCTGGCTTCAAGACCATTAAGCCCGTTCGTTGGACGTTGGCTTTCATCGGTCAGCTTGCCGGCGAAGGCTCGGCGATCGACTGGGTCGCCACGCACCGCAAGCATCACGCCCATAGCGATGGCGAAGACGACCCGCATTCGCCGCAAGATGGTGGCGTGTGGGCTCATATCATCTGGCTCTTCCCGCATCACACCGGACCAGAAAAAGACGAACTGCACATGCGTTGGGCACCTGACCTGCGTAAAGACAAGTTCATCTGGTTTTTGCACAACACGTTCATCCTCTGGCACTTGGTGCTGGGCGCCGGCCTGCTGGGCTTGGGTTATTACCTGGGCGGCTGGTACACCGGTATCTCGATGGTCGTGTGGGGCATGTTCCTACGATTGACCGTGCTGCTGCACGTGACTTGGTTTGTGAACTCGGCCACGCACATCTGGGGCTACCGCAACTACGAAACCACCGACAAAAGCACCAACCTCTGGTGGGTCGGACTGTTGGCCTTCGGCGAAGGCTGGCACAACAACCATCACGCTTACCCACGCATGGCCGTTCACGGTCACAAGTGGTGGGAATTCGACCTGACCTGGAACGTCATCCGCGTCATGCGAATGTGCGGCCTGGTCTGGAACGTGGTCGACTACAAGCAAAAGACCAAAGACGGCGCGATCAAGGTTTAA
- a CDS encoding sensor histidine kinase: MSSRRTLRLPITIAVIMIVLLIALIIGWVMITVWGATENEQAAPLYWTFLPIGATFLAVVLAGVIFYMVLSIKAINLSQRQANFIDSVTHELKSPIASLKLYLQTLNRRSIPPDKVGAFYETMLEDVERLDHLINHLLEAGRFDRRREEAEEGDVRLDKVLAGCAQSVALLYRLPPETIKLKTVPCIVRGLHGDIEIIFRNLIDNAVKYSGKDPEVKVQLRVKYNDEAVIEVTDNGPGIPFSQRRKIFGRFVRLGLELQREKPGTGLGLYLVRTLVRRMKGDVRVKDPPKGSGTLFVVTLPGAKTLEEAHKPEPAPA, encoded by the coding sequence ATGTCTAGTCGCCGCACCCTGCGTTTGCCCATTACGATCGCCGTAATCATGATCGTGCTGTTGATCGCACTGATCATTGGCTGGGTGATGATCACGGTGTGGGGGGCGACTGAAAACGAACAGGCGGCTCCCCTTTATTGGACGTTTCTACCGATCGGGGCGACCTTTCTGGCCGTGGTTTTGGCGGGGGTGATCTTCTATATGGTCCTTTCGATTAAAGCGATCAACTTGAGCCAACGGCAGGCCAACTTCATCGATAGCGTCACGCACGAACTGAAAAGCCCGATTGCTTCTCTTAAGCTGTACCTGCAAACGCTCAACCGTAGATCGATTCCGCCTGACAAAGTGGGCGCGTTTTACGAGACCATGCTGGAAGACGTCGAGCGGCTCGATCATTTGATCAATCACCTTTTGGAAGCAGGCCGGTTTGATCGCCGGCGAGAAGAGGCCGAAGAAGGAGATGTCCGTCTCGATAAGGTATTGGCCGGATGTGCCCAATCGGTGGCCCTTTTGTATCGCTTGCCGCCAGAGACGATCAAGCTGAAAACGGTTCCCTGCATCGTTCGCGGACTACATGGCGATATCGAGATTATCTTCCGAAACTTAATCGATAACGCGGTAAAATATTCAGGCAAAGATCCCGAAGTAAAGGTACAACTGCGCGTAAAATACAACGACGAAGCCGTCATTGAAGTGACCGACAACGGGCCTGGGATACCTTTCTCGCAGCGGCGCAAGATATTCGGTCGTTTTGTACGGCTCGGGTTAGAACTACAGCGCGAGAAGCCTGGCACCGGGCTGGGGCTGTACCTGGTGCGAACGCTCGTCCGCCGTATGAAGGGGGACGTGCGGGTCAAGGATCCGCCGAAGGGAAGCGGGACCCTGTTTGTGGTCACCTTGCCGGGGGCAAAGACCTTGGAAGAAGCCCACAAGCCTGAACCTGCCCCGGCTTGA